The following proteins are co-located in the Pseudomonadales bacterium genome:
- the rpoZ gene encoding DNA-directed RNA polymerase subunit omega: MARITVEDCLDKVENRFELVMVASKRARQIAVGGHEPLVKEENDKPTVIALRELEEDLITPESVARADEQEEEFGQEDFI, from the coding sequence ATGGCTCGTATTACTGTTGAAGATTGTTTAGATAAAGTCGAGAATCGCTTTGAACTCGTTATGGTTGCATCCAAACGTGCTCGGCAAATTGCTGTTGGCGGCCACGAACCACTGGTAAAAGAAGAAAATGATAAGCCGACGGTTATAGCCCTTCGTGAACTAGAAGAAGACTTGATTACCCCTGAGTCAGTAGCTCGTGCCGATGAGCAAGAGGAAGAGTTTGGCCAGGAAGACTTTATTTAA